One region of Peromyscus eremicus chromosome 4, PerEre_H2_v1, whole genome shotgun sequence genomic DNA includes:
- the Ssrp1 gene encoding FACT complex subunit SSRP1: protein MAETLEFNDIFQEVKGSMNDGRLRLSRQGIIFKNSKTGKVDNIQAGELTEGIWRRVALGHGLKLLTKNGHVYKYDGFRESEFEKLSDFFKTHYRLELMEKDLCVKGWNWGTVKFGGQLLSFDIGDQPVFEIPLSNVSQCTTGKNEVTLEFHQNDDAEVSLMEVRFYVPPTQEDGVDPVEAFAQNVLSKADVIQATGDAICIFRELQCLTPRGRYDIRIYPTFLHLHGKTFDYKIPYTTVLRLFLLPHKDQRQMFFVISLDPPIKQGQTRYHFLILLFSKDEDISLTLNMNEEEVEKRFEGRLTKNMSGSLYEMVSRVMKALVNRKITVPGNFQGHSGAQCITCSYKASSGLLYPLERGFIYVHKPPVHIRFDEISFVNFARGTTTTRSFDFEIETKQGTQYTFSSIEREEYGKLFDFVNAKKLNIKNRGLKEGMNPSYDDYADSDEDQHDAYLERMKEEGKIREENANDSSDDSGEETDESFNPGEEEDDVAEEFDSNASASSSSDEGDSDREEKKRKQLKRAKMAKDRKSRRKSSEVKKGKDPNAPKRPMSAYMLWLNASREKIKSDHPGISITDLSKKAGEIWKGMSKEKKEEWDRKAEDARRDYEKAMKEYEGGRGESSKRDKSKKKKKVKAKMEKKSTPSRGSSSKSSSKQLSESFKSKEFVSSDESSSGENKSKKKRRRSEDSEEEELASTPPSSEDSASGSDE, encoded by the exons ATGGCAGAGACACTGGAGTTCAACGACATCTTCCAGGAGGTGAAAGGGTCCATG AATGATGGGAGGCTACGATTGAGCCGCCAGGGTATCATCTTTAAGAACAGCAAGACCGGCAAAGTGGACAATATCCAGGCCGGGGAGTTGACAGAAGGCATCTGGCGCCGGGTAGCATTGGGCCACGGACTTAAACTGCTCACAAAGAACGGCCATGTCTACAAGTATGATGGCTTCCGAGAATCG GAGTTTGAGAAACTCTCTGATTTCTTCAAAACTCACTATCGCCTTGAGCTAATGGAGAAGGATCTGTGTGTGAAGGGCTGGAACTGGGGAACAGTGAAGTTTGGTG GACAGCTGCTTTCTTTTGACATTGGTGATCAGCCAGTCTTTGAGATACCCCTAAGCAATGTGTCCCAGTGTACAACAGGCAAGAATGAGGTGACCCTGGAATTCCACCAGAATGATGATGCCGAAGTGTCTCTCATGGAGGTGCGCTTTTATGTCCCTCCCACCCAGGAAGATGGTGTGGACCCTGTAGAG GCCTTTGCCCAGAACGTTCTTTCAAAGGCAGATGTGATCCAGGCCACTGGAGATGCCATCTGCATCTTCCGGGAGCTGCAGTGTTTGACTCCTCGTGGTCGCTATGATATCCGGATCTACCCTACCTTTCTACACCTACACGGCAAGACCTTTGACTACAAGATCCCCTATACTACAGTTCTccgtctcttcctgctgccccaCAAAGATCAAAGACAGATGTTCTTTGTG ATCAGCCTGGATCCCCCCATCAAGCAGGGCCAAACCCGTTACCACTTCCTgatcctcctcttctccaagGATGAGGACATCTCCTTGACTCTCAACATGAATGA GGAAGAAGTGGAGAAGCGCTTTGAGGGGCGGCTTACCAAGAACATGTCAGGATCTCTCTATGAGATGGTCAGCCGGGTCATGAAAGCACTTGTAAACCGTAAAATCACAGTCCCAGGCAATTTCCAAGG GCACTCAGGGGCCCAGTGTATCACCTGCTCCTACAAGGCCAGCTCAGGACTCCTGTACCCCCTGGAGCGGGGCTTCATCTACGTGCACAAGCCCCCTGTGCACATCCGCTTTGATGAGATCTCTTTCGTCAACTTCGCCCGTGGCACCACAACCACGCGTTCCTTTGACTTTGAGATCGAGACCAAGCAGGGCACTCAGTATACCTTCAGCAGCATTGAGAG GGAGGAGTATGGAAAGCTGTTCGATTTTGTCAATGCAAAAAAGCTCAACATCAAAAACAGAGGACTGAAAGAG GGCATGAACCCAAGCTATGATGATTATGCTGATTCTGATGAAGACCAGCATGATGCCTATTTGGAGAGGATGAAGGAGGAGGGCAAGATCCGGGAGGAGAATGCCAATGACAGCAGTGATGACTCAGGAGAAGAAACTG ATGAGTCCTTCAACCCTGGTGAAGAGGAAGACGATGTGGCAGAGGA GTTTGACAGCAACGCCTCTGCCAGCTCCTCCAGTGATGAGGGTGACAGTGACCGGGAAGAGAAGAAGCGCAAACAGCTCAAAAGGGCCAAGATGGCCAAGGATCGCAAGAGCCGCAGGAAGTCCTCAGAG GTGAAGAAGGGCAAAGATCCAAACGCCCCTAAGAGGCCTATGTCTGCATACATGTTGTGGCTTAATGCCAGCCGAGAGAAGATCAAGTCAGACCACCCCGGCATCAGCATCACAGATCTTTCTAAGAAGGCAGGCGAGATCTGGAAGGGGATGtccaaagagaagaaggag GAATGGGACCGCAAGGCTGAGGACGCCAGGAGGGACTATGAAAAGGCCATGAAAGAgtatgaaggaggaagaggggagtcTTCTAAGAG GGACAAgtctaagaagaaaaagaaagtaaaagcaaagatggaaaaaaaatccaccccCTCCAGGGGCTCATCATCCAAGTCTTCATCAAAGCAGCTAAGTGAGAGCTTCAAGAGCAAAGAATTTGTGTCCAGTGATGAGAGCTCTTCAGGAGAGAACaagagcaaaaagaaaaggaggcgGAGCGAG GACTCTGAAGAAGAGGAACTAGCCAGTACTCCTCCAAGCTCAGAGGACTCTGCCTCGGGATCTGATGAGTAG